AAATCCTCCCAACCACATCAAACCTTTGCTCCTCTACCCTAATTTTAGAAAACAAAATAGCCTCCCCATACCTCCTCGTCAACATCCCTGACCATGAGTCCACTAACCTTGCCATGCCTTTGGCACTCTGATTTTGAAACTTACCCACAAACTCGTGATGCAAATATGGTTCTCTCTCCTTCCCATCATCCTCAAAGCTGGACGTGCCATCATGTATCCATTTATTCAAGTAAGCAAGGCTCTGTTCTTAACCTTCACCAACCTTGCTTTGTGTTGTAATTCCGCAAGCTTTTTCCATGTCAATTTCGATCAAGACAACAATATTTTTGGACAGGAGGTTGAGGAGAAGAAACTGGTGATTGGAGAGATGTATTTTGTTGGATTGAAGCTAAATTGTAAGAAAAATTTGGGAAAGGACTATTGATAGCGTTACTATGGaggaaaaattttgagaaaaaaaattaagtgaagGATTGAGGATATTTCTGGATTTTGGGAACTGATATTGCTTTtggatttataaattttaattgaaatgttATTGAAATTGAACAAAGAATGATATTGGTTTGAGTTTTAATTAGAATTCTATTATTACAAGAAGGATagtttaagattttaaaaattttctctctctccaTGTGACACAAttttaaaggaaaatgagttcaATTCGGAATGGAAAGACTATTTCGTTGTGTTTCTAAAAATGGACGGACTGACTTATAAATAATGTTAATAGGgaaggactaaatagtaaatctttCAAGATATAACAATAAACTATTAAGGTTCCGAAAGAACAAATTCAGCCTCTCATGAACTTGCTTAATTGGGGGTGAGGAATCCTGTAGCCAGagctataaaaaaataaaagaaaaagaacagaAAAATCTTTGATGCTAGGCATCGCATGGAACAACAGGGTCCTTGTTAAACCTATGGACTTAGATTGAAGAGGAAAAGGTATTGACCTTGAAGAAAAGCCTCTTGTCATGGCCAGTTGCAGCAACCCTCAAGACAGATTCAGCCGCCCCTATTGTATTAGCAAACCATGCGACGATGCTGTTTGCAGTGTCCTGAGAGATCTGCCACTCGAGTGGATCCACGGGAACCCTACCAAaccattttatcaaaattttgtaGGCAATACAATCATTGATGGGATCATGCGAGGAAATACAAAAGGAGATTGAAATTTCGATTCTTTTGAGGAAACCCAAAAGCAGTGGAGAGGAAAGAACAGCCCAATTCCAGGCCAGCCAAACGAGCACTTAGGTTTAATGGAAAAATGTAAAGGATCAAAACTATTGAAATATGTATGCATTAACAGTTAAAAATAGAAGGAAGTGTACATACGAGATGTTCATCTGGCGAAAGAGTAGACCGAGAATAGCGAGGGAGCAGAGGAGGACGATGAGAACATCGGAAACCAAAGAGAGAAGGCTGGCATTCCGATACGCACAGTGGTAGTACACCAACGTACCACATATCAATCCGATCATCGGCTTCCCGATTTCGCTTCTCTTGTTGTTATTGTTAGTTTCGTTACCCTCCATCTCTGGGTTTCAAAGACTcgatctttctttttttttttttttttttccatttccaAGTCCATAATCTGTTTTATTGCAACATTGTGGACTTTTCTACAGTCAAGGTTTTGTTTGTTAGTCTAATTCCCATTTCATACATTGCACTTGTTTTTTCCGTGAGGAAGCAAACAGAGCGTTAACAGAAAGGCGcagcatttttatttttccttcatCACAACCGGCCCACAAATACTATGAAAAATTCTTAAATaagtcaatttaaattttttgtcaattaattttatatatttttattaaggtctaaataaatattaatataatatcatattatttttataataataaaatatttttttataatttaaatataaaaaattaatattttaattaacatataaaattttaaaaatatacagatataataaataattttaaaattacaaaaataaaacttttattatataaaaatatttttattattaaatttaaataaaaatattaaatttatttctatttatttttttaaaatgtaatagAAAGTATAGAATatgaaatcttttaaatttattctaaaatataaaatttttaaaatataaaatcacttaaatttattcagatagaatataaaattctttaaatttatttattattcaaatacatttttatataaaatctcttaaatttatatattattcagATAATTTTTACGCTTGACGGAATGTGAAtgcaatttatatttatttatataattttttttaaaaagaattacAAGCTCAAAAAGATgtcaatatattatattaaatataattaaaacaagAGAAATCCTCAAGTGGATCTACAGCGTTGTGGATTCCATGGACGTTCACTGTTAAGTGGAGACAAATTTTTCCCTTAAAATAGAAACAATTTTGCTGTAACAAGTACCGAAACTATAGAACTGAATTCACAAGTCGTTTTTCAAGTTTTTAAaacttgaattttaaataaattcaaataaatagaACATTCAGAACTAAGAAACACAACCGTCGTCACCGCCACCACCACATCTGTTGCTCCTCTGTTGTTTATGACGTACAGTTCCATTCTGATGGACTAATGAACATGGCTCATTCAATCCCAAGAATAAGAAtccaaagaaaaaatatatataactatAAAGATTGGAACcgaaaaagggaaaaagagagaaaaacctTCCTAAATCAAATTTCCCAAAGCAATCAGATTACCTTTGACCAATCACCATTAGTTATTCCTATACATAGATACATAACATACAGTTGGAGACATATATTACATGTATACACTAcaatcaattttcaattttcaattttcaatttgcaaTTTGCAATTTGCAGCATCAAACTCAAATGGCAACTATACTAGCACATCATGCCCTAACGGCATATTTTTGCAATGAATAGTTGCCCATTCATCATCCTTTTTTCTTCCTGCCATTACATCTCGCTTCCCACCAGAAGCAGGATTCATGTCCCTACCAACCAATTCAAGTTTCCAAGACCTGCCCTTCTGCATAAAAAGGAATCAAAACATTAGCATTGTTGACAAAATTCTAGGTAAATGCCCCTCATCATCACTGGATTCAATTTTTTGGAATTTGAATATGAAGAATTCAGATGAATTAATCTTTTCAATCAAATATTCTGCCAGTTGATTTCAGTCCCAGGAGCGTCAAAAGTAGAAGGGCTCCTTAAACCATAGAAGTACAAACAATGTTTAGATACTATGTTGTATTTCAAACAAGTTAGCAAGATATGTAGCGGTGGTTAAATctcctttaaaaattttaccaaAACAGCTATGCACACTTCACATAACTTTTCCAGTGGTTCCATTATAGACTTGCCCCTGTTAGGGATATCTCTTCTAGGTTTGCTTTCAAACAAGCCTAAAACCATTCTAGATGACAACTCTTGCACGGTTGGTTACTCTTCCTACAGAATAGTCACCTAATGGCTATGTCCATAAAATGTTTGATTCGAGATGGCACTTCAACAGAAAACTACTCAATAATGCTATCAGCATCATAGAAAACCATCTAAGAGGAAAAGTTAAGGTACGAATAATCAAGAAACTTCTACAATAATGTTCCAATTTTTGTTCTAACAATACCTCCCTTTAGAGAGGATAAGAAAgttcaattaaacaattactaCACTGATATATTAATGCAACATCTTGCCTATTTATACCTGCTGTTTCAGAAATTATATTTGTGAAGGTACAAACACATACGAAGACAAAGAATCACCCATGCGCGTGAATAAAAAGTTGGCGTACCTTCACCACAAAGTTGCTCAAATCGAGCAACTATGTGCTTCCCATATGTGTATTTCTTCAAAGCATGAA
This Manihot esculenta cultivar AM560-2 chromosome 6, M.esculenta_v8, whole genome shotgun sequence DNA region includes the following protein-coding sequences:
- the LOC110607813 gene encoding reticulon-like protein B22 encodes the protein MEGNETNNNNKRSEIGKPMIGLICGTLVYYHCAYRNASLLSLVSDVLIVLLCSLAILGLLFRQMNISVPVDPLEWQISQDTANSIVAWFANTIGAAESVLRVAATGHDKRLFFKVAICLYVLSALGRLVSGFTVAYAALCLFCLYMITEKSQTSGRFISQFVRRSSGTSLDLD